One Ezakiella massiliensis genomic window, TTTACTAATTTCGAAAAGAGGGCGATAAGTATAGATGCAAATATCAATAAATTTATAAAGAGCAGAACCTTAAAAATTGTATCTTTAAACTTTCTCATCTTTGGTCCCCCTTAGTAACTATAAAGGAAAATAAAATATTTGTAAGTATTGTTATAAGCATTAGGACCAGGCCAGCAGCGTAGAGGCTGTGGTAGTGCATACTGTTTAGTTCGACCATACCCATCTCAAGGGCAATGAGCGAAGGAATAGTTTGTCCCTTGCTCAATAGTGTAGGCATAATTGGCGCGTTGCCAATTACCATCATAACGGCCATAGTTTCACCAAAGGCTCTACCCAGCCCAAGGATTATGCCTGCGATAATATTTTTAAGGGCATCCTTAATAATGATTTTCCTTAAGAAAAAGTCCTTACTGAGGCCAAGTGACTTGTAGATTTCATTGTATTTTTGATAAGACTCTTCCATCTTATCAAAGGTTACTGAAGTTATATAGGGGATAATCATCAGGGCCAAGAGGATGCCGCCAGCCAGAACTGACTCGCCAGTAGCTAAATTAAATTTTTCTTCAAACATTTTAACGATGACAGTTAGCCCTAAAAACCCGTAGATGACAGATGGAACTCCAGCCAGGATATTTAATAAATTATTTATGTATTTCTTGTACTTGCCAGGCACATAGCCGACTATTAGCAAGCTAAGCCCTAGGGAAATTGGCGTGGCAAATAATATTGCAAGAAAAGATGTGTAGACGCTGGCTAAGATGATTGGTAAGAGGCCAAACTCTAATTCAACTCCTCGTCTCCAAGTCTTTCCTGAAATAAATTCAATTATGGAATGATTTTTAAAAAATGGAAGACTCTCAATAATTATAAAAATCAAAACTAAAAATAACAAAGAAATAGAAAAAAAGGTAAAGATAGAGAGAATACCTTTAAAAAATTTATCGTTCTTCTTCATATCTTTACCTCCTTTATAACTATTTTACAGGAACAAATCCTAGGTCGTGAAGGATAGCTTCGCCATTATCTGATTTTAAATAATCCATAAAAGCTTTTGCTTCACCTTTTAATTCTCCGTCGTGAACAATGATTAGTGGTCTTGAAATGATATATGAACCATCTAAGATTGTTTCTTCAGTTGCTGCAACGCCATTAACCTTGATAGGGAATAGCTTGCCTGCGTTTTGGTTTGATACA contains:
- the pstC gene encoding phosphate ABC transporter permease subunit PstC — translated: MKKNDKFFKGILSIFTFFSISLLFLVLIFIIIESLPFFKNHSIIEFISGKTWRRGVELEFGLLPIILASVYTSFLAILFATPISLGLSLLIVGYVPGKYKKYINNLLNILAGVPSVIYGFLGLTVIVKMFEEKFNLATGESVLAGGILLALMIIPYITSVTFDKMEESYQKYNEIYKSLGLSKDFFLRKIIIKDALKNIIAGIILGLGRAFGETMAVMMVIGNAPIMPTLLSKGQTIPSLIALEMGMVELNSMHYHSLYAAGLVLMLITILTNILFSFIVTKGDQR